The following are encoded in a window of Candidatus Neomarinimicrobiota bacterium genomic DNA:
- the dctP gene encoding TRAP transporter substrate-binding protein DctP — MGSLTGAWLQAGTGPINIKIASLAPEGSPWHQVLQEIAQDWRDISNGQVRLQIYPGGVLGDESDMVRKMRLNQVHAAALTAEGLSYIDRGIYGLSLPLLVNDYAELDWLRAQVEPELRRRYQEKGVIVLAWADVGWVYWFTRQPVRTPDDLRQLRLFTWAGDPHSPRLWKTAGFQAVSLSAVDVLPGLQTGLIDAIDSSPLTVASFQWFGITKYMTNLRWAAMTGGLIINQTAWDRIPNGLRPELLAAVEMRAMRIKNEIRYMDDEAVALMQEHGLEVVDITTEERSQWQRFYNQYGHILRGTLVDSTMYDRVLGLKQIMNSHNFSLP, encoded by the coding sequence GTGGGTTCCCTGACGGGAGCCTGGCTGCAGGCCGGCACCGGGCCAATAAATATCAAAATAGCTTCCCTAGCGCCGGAGGGCTCGCCCTGGCATCAGGTGCTCCAGGAAATTGCCCAGGACTGGCGAGATATCTCGAATGGACAAGTGCGACTGCAGATCTATCCCGGAGGCGTATTAGGTGATGAGAGCGACATGGTGCGTAAAATGCGCCTTAATCAGGTGCACGCCGCCGCCCTCACAGCCGAAGGGCTCAGTTACATTGACAGGGGGATTTACGGGCTATCGCTGCCACTGCTGGTAAATGACTACGCCGAGCTGGACTGGCTCCGGGCCCAGGTGGAGCCGGAGCTGCGACGCCGATACCAGGAAAAGGGAGTTATCGTGCTCGCATGGGCCGATGTAGGCTGGGTCTACTGGTTCACCCGTCAGCCGGTAAGAACGCCGGATGACCTGCGACAATTGCGCCTATTCACCTGGGCCGGCGATCCCCACTCACCGCGATTATGGAAAACGGCCGGGTTCCAGGCAGTATCGCTCTCAGCCGTAGACGTCCTGCCGGGACTACAGACGGGGCTTATTGATGCCATCGACAGCTCTCCCCTGACGGTGGCCTCTTTCCAATGGTTCGGGATCACCAAGTATATGACCAACTTACGCTGGGCCGCCATGACCGGTGGCCTGATCATCAATCAAACGGCCTGGGATCGCATCCCTAATGGTCTACGACCGGAGCTGCTCGCAGCGGTTGAAATGCGGGCGATGCGTATTAAGAACGAAATTCGCTATATGGATGATGAGGCGGTGGCATTAATGCAAGAGCACGGCCTGGAAGTGGTAGACATTACCACCGAAGAACGGTCTCAATGGCAACGTTTCTATAACCAGTACGGTCATATACTTC